A region of the Polyodon spathula isolate WHYD16114869_AA chromosome 39, ASM1765450v1, whole genome shotgun sequence genome:
TCATCACGTAGTTGTCATTATTCTTCCGGAATGGGCTGTTTTATATGGGcagtaaacccccccccccccccccagcttggCTTCTTTCAACCTTCTGTAGAACTGCATTCGGTGTTCTATGGAATTCTACGGAACTGTTCCTAAATTGGTTAGCTTTGTTCTGTCGATGTAAAGCCGGGGTTAGCTGGTGTTAAAGGCGAGGGGTGTTAATTGCAGGGGTGAATAGCTGCCAATTGCAGAATTACAGATCCTGAAGAAACTGGGAAACATTTGCACACTGTGACCAAAATAGATTTCAGAGCGTGAAGTGGCGAGGCAATTTTGTTTAGTTAAAATGAAGTTGTATTTTTGATGTATCATCAGAACGTTAAAacctaaacagacaaacaaaaaaataataataaaacaaaatcgcacctttttaaataataacatgtgTAGCTTTTATTATTGATGTAACATGAACCAGAACTCGATTGGCATTTctgaattcaattcaattcaattcatgACTAACAGCGGCAGCATTGCCAGAGAATTTACAAAGTACAATAagagttattaataataataatatagcaattataagctcactgtgtgtccctcaggctgtgacagGAAGCTACACACTGGGCAGCCAGTCGGGCTGTGTGTCCCTCTCCCAGTATGACTGCCAGCTTTTCTTGGTTCGTCATGTGTTGGAAATGTGGGAGAGGAGTAGTTATCTTTTtaaagaatctctctctctctctctctctctctctcgaatcCTTCTTAGAACGAACCCAACAAAATAGGTAATCTATTTCGTCAATTTCTTCACGGTGCAAAGAAGTGTCATGtgagtatgtatatatatatatatatatatatatatatatatatatatatatatatatatataaataaaaactacatgcACCCCCAACACCTTCAGATCGCGCCCGGGAAGCCGCGCCCTTACTAAAAGGCTATGCTGTGGGGAAGTTGTAAAAGGGCACGTCTGCCCCGTGTTGTTACAGCAGATCTGACAGTGACAGTCTCTCCAGCCTCTCCAGCCGCAAGCATCCTGCTGGCTTTGCTCCCGGAACTCATCAGTTTATTTTGGAGAGCGAAGGCAGGGGAACAGGTTGGGCAGTGCTGCTTGTCACACAATCACAGTCTGAGTCACCAGAGAGAACTGGTTTGAAAACAATCTGTTGAGTTTCCCAGGCGGTGGCTGGCCTCACAGGGAGCTGCAGCACTGCGGGTCCTTCCTCTGAAGATGAGAGCTGGTGGCACAGTGTTCGGGGCTCTGCTGCTGCTCTGGGGCCCTGTCTCACTGACCCAGGTCTCTGTTTGTGAGGGGAGCCCTGAAGGAGGTTTCACACCGGAGCTGGTCGAGGTGCACAACCGATCAGTCTTGAGATGCATCAACAGCTGCTCCCAGAAGGTGAGAGAGTGTCACGTTTGTCTGGTGTTGCCGGTTTACAGATCAGCAGCTTTCTCTAGGGCTAGACTTGCTTAGCCATGCTTTTGCTGTTCTTTactgtgcttgcctgtgctttcactatggggTTATTCTGCAGTGATTAGCCATGGTGTATTGCTGTCTGCTGTTTTCTGACAATCTGAAGTCATACATCAAGTAGTACACAGATCCTGGCTGCTGAGTGATATTCAATAGTTAGAATACTGAGTTCAGGACTGGCtggctgcccagagctgcgttgtcttccgatgctgtagctctgaggtggctgcattgcAGTCCTGCAGAGGATAAAGAAGAAGCACACGTTTAGGAGGAtgtgtgtgtccgtcttcgtctctcccgagtcagcgtgggggtggtagtggtgagctgaacctaaaaataattggctagtacaaattggggagaaaatgataacaACATCCTGAGTTCTGATAGCAGTATTGTTTCTGTACTTCTGGCAGTAGACCAAAATAAACAGGGATTCCTGTTCTGAATCATACACAAGGGGTTCAAGTTATCTTCTTAGCTGGGCTTGCATTACATTTctaaatcaccaaaaaaaaatgtttccttttatttGAAATTGAATCTTCTTCATTACCTCTACAGAACCTGTCCTGTTACCTTGTTGAAGGTAAgaatttttaaatatgattatatattGGAGGAGCAGGTAGTTAATGTGACTGAGCTGCACAGCCTTGCCGTGTGTGCTGGTTCATATGTACAATTTTGTCTTACAAACAGAAACAATTCTAATTTAACAATGATGGTGCAATAGACCAAGTGACTATCCTGTGGGTGAAGGAGACCCAGTAGAGTCACAGTTCAGACAGGCTATGGCTTCTTCAGCGGTAGGGGTTCAGCCATGTGGTCAGAAGGAGTGCCTGGCTAGATGAGAACAGTCTCCTATTGTCTCAGACCCAAGATCGGTAAGTCAATCAGAATACGGCAGGGAAGAGGCTGGGATCAGTGGTACCTGTATCTCTCTATGTCTTTGTGTTTGTCCAGGCTGCCAGAGACCCCAGGCTGGAGAGTGGACGTCCTCTCCCTATAAGCTCGCCGTCTCCATCATCTACCTGGAGGACAGAAAAGGGCCTGGCCTGCAGATCAACTTCTCCCTGGCGCCAGATGGTGGGTTCTGCTCCTTGCGAGACGGGAGGTGGGCACACTGACCCGGGCGTAGTGAGAGTGGAAGAGAGGCATACACACTCTTCAACTAGAGACTCCCTCGAGAGCGCAGACTTTGAAACACAGCAGTGATGAACTGCAGCTCCATACCCATCGCGAGAGGAGTGATACCGCAGCAAACGAAAAAGTGGCTTTGAGTTTGAATAAATGGATTCTAGGAAGCTAGGCTGGTGTTTGAGCTGTTTGCTTCTTGCAAGTGTAAAAGtctgcttgttttgtgtttgcagCTAACCTCCTGCACGTGAACAGGACAGTGATCGAGATCTCCATGGCAGACAGGAGACACTGCGCGACGCTGCAGTACACAGGGAGCTTCACTGCACAGGTCAACCACAGGGGGGAGCCGGTATGAGAGTCTCAGGTTCACTGCAGTAGCAGAAGTAATAATGATAAGGATTCTCATCGCTGTAATAGTTCCACAGTCGTAGCATTAGTAATATGGTTTGAGTTGTAACACTGTGAATAATAGGAGTGTGTTTCTGTCTCCCCCCCTCTCTGCAGTGGAGTTTCTCCTACATCGCCTGCATGACAGTGAAGCCTGGCCAGAGTCTGTCCGTCAGTCTGTACAACATGCCCTACGGGTACCAGCCCCTCACCCGCAGCCTGCAGCTGCCCGGTACACCCGCTAACCCCGCCCTTCTCCGCCACTGACACATGGTGGGGGAGCATTCTTTTAGTTCTCTTGTGCTGTGAACGTCTTGTGTAATCGATCTTCTCGTTTTTTTCAGACTGTGAAAACCCTCTGATGAAGGAATATGCTGGGGAGTTGTGCCCTGGTAAACATTCATTCCAAGGGTTCATGGTGGGCATGAGGTTCAGGGGGTTCTTATAACTAGCTATGAGTTTAGCACCGGTAGGATTTGATCCATAGTAGTCCATTTACATGCAGTGGAGGGCTCTGTGGGTGTGGTTTTGGAGCCCTCCTTTGTGACTGACGTTGCTCTTTGTGTCTCCCCAGCTATCCTGATCCACAGCAGGCTGAGCCGGGGGGTGCTGAATGTCACCTACTCCAGCTCTCTGGCTGACCCCTCCTACCTCGTCTCACTGTGTGTCTGGAACGCACACTTCTGCAGCAGCGAGGACGCCAGCACCCTCGCCGTGAGCCACCAGCCCTGCAAACAACCACTCGTTAAAACAAAACGCTGTGCACTGACACTCATGCATGAAGCGTTGAGCACTGAACTGCAGTCGGCCctcaggagtcttttcagaagcatccTTAGTTAGGAAGCAGGGCGAATAACGACCAGAGCAGAAACAGCAATCTCGAATCCTCAGAACACACAATATCCAACAGGCATAAAGTGAAATTAGGAACATGTAGAGTATCCCTTTAAGAGGATCCAAGGAGGTCTGTGAAGGCTGTTTGGGTTTGGTTTGGGTCAGGCATGCATTGGAGCTCTGACatggtttgttttattgacaGGCTCCGGTCAAGGTTGCTGGGCAAGAGAACAGTGTCATCTTCCACAACATTACAGCCCTGCCCTGCCTGTGCATTTGGGTGAGTAATGGGCCTGTCTCTAACGCCACATCAGAGCCCCCTTCTGTCACCTCACAGTGCACTTCATAACAGCTGGCAGTGTAACAGACAGAAGCCGGGCACAATGCCTTTCAAAGAAAAGGGTCCAAGCTGTTTGCAGGTCTAGCAAAGAGAACTGCAGAGCTGGCATCAGGATGGGATCAGTGATCTAGTTCAGATGATGTTAAATTCATTCAACAGAAAGGTTGTGTATAAAGTATCCAGCCATAGGAGGATGTGGTTATAATGCTAACCAAGAAGAAGTGAGTCAGGTTGAGAGGTTAAAACAACAGGCTGAGAGCTAGATGACCCCCCTGCAATTCatcccctctgtctctctgcaggtcATCTCCAAGATGCCCGGTCTGCACCACGAAGGTCAGGACTGCCCTTTCAGGGGTAAGAGATACTGGGGTACACTATACTAAAGAGGTCCACGGGCTCGGCTCGGCTGCTTGGAGTCATGCAAGTGCACTTTGGATCCTGGTCCTCCTCATTCACAGTACTGGtcaggtttccaggctgggctgGCATCTCAAACTGGgtagaaaaaaaatgtgataaagaAAGAGGTCTGTTTTTGACAGGAGTGTGGGTCTGTCTTGGCATCTTTAAATACAACAGGAATGCAGTGGGGAGGTCTGTGATAGCACATGGTTACAGGGGAGCAGTATTAAGATCCCCCTTCCCTGTTTCCCCAGCCCGTTTCCACCTGGATGTGAAGGTGCAGCCTGGACCTCACTCTCTGCTCCTGCAGCTCTCTGGCTTCCCCAGGCCCTGCTCCCTTCTGCTCCAGACTCTACTGCTCCACACGGACCGGGGTTCTGGACTGCTCCTCAACCTCACCCAGCCACAGGACATTCTGGTACAGCACCCTCATACACCCAGCAGatctgcctgcctccctgcctctcaCCAGCCTCTCTGATTCTATGACTATATCTGCCTGTCTGCTGGTCTGTCTCTATTCTGCATGTCaatctgcctgtgtgtctgtcagcttgTTTTTCTTGCTTCTCAGTCTATGTGTGTCCCAGATAAGACTCTCTCTAACGTGCCTGACCCCTCTGTCAGGTATCTGGTCCCCATTCTCAGGAGTTCCCCCTGCCTCCCTCTCTACAGTACAGCTGGCCTGTCTGCATCAaggtgagtgtttttgttttaaatgatttgctTGCGTTGTGGTTCAAACCTGCCCCTGGGGTTCTTGTGATAGCACAGGAAGCCCTGCATTGAGCGCGGCTGTAGAAATGATCTAGGCTCGGTCTCTTGCAGGTTTGGGCGGAGAATATCTACAAAGTGCCTGCGAGAATTCACTGCACCAGCCCCGGTATGAACAGGAGTCTTCACATCATTTAAGATTAAGCATTTTGCTTTTGTAGTATCTTCAGAGAGCTGTCAAGCTGTTCGTTGTTCATTGTGTATGGTATGCTCCTTATAACAGCGTGCCACAGTAAAAGccttgcaaagtgtaataaagcacagtggaagcatgttacaggtaagcattgtaaagcacatatatggtaaagcatattaaaaacatgacagATCATGGTAAACTAAATGCATAGATTAAGTGCATATCAAATGTACAGTTTAACCCTGGGCAAAGTAAACTGGAAAATGACAGTGTGAATATACCATGGTAAATCTGTTTAAGAGGCGAGGTGTGTGCAAGGGTGAGTGTTTGTCTTGAGAGATTATTAAATAGATAAATGAAAGCAAACAGGCTTCTCTAAATGATCCCTCACAGCGACTCTCCCACTCAGATATTGTGATCTGGAGGACAGGCAGACAAGTAGAAGCAGAGTCAAGTGAACGTTCCGGCTGCCCTTCTAGCATTGGGCTGTCGGCTTTTGAAGTTTCGAATGTGTTTGGTGATTGAATTCAGCAAACACGACAATGTTTTCCTCTTCAAAGTCTATCTACGCTCCCAACAGGGCAGTGGCATTCCTTTTCTGAGCAGCGTGTCTCTCtgtctgatcctctcctcctcaGTGGTGGCAGGCCGGACTGGTTCCAGGTGGCTTGGAGTTCTGCCCCTCTTCTTGGTGCTGGTCACCGTCGCAGCGTGCCTGCTTCTGCACTGGAAGTGTGAGTATAGAGAGCCACCGCAAAGGATCTTCTGAGAGGGGAAGGCTGGTGAGGGTTACTGGAGATGGAGGTTTCCATAAGCTGAAGATTGCATCCACAGTGTCTCAATGAACACCAAGgattacaaaaagaaagatacaaACTACTACTGAGCAGCAGTTCAGCGTACCCTTTATATAACATGCTGCACCGCACCACTTTGAAAGCTGGTTGTGTTTTGGGGTCTCCCTACAAATAACAAATCCCAAAAACgttctttaaccctttcctgcatGGGAACCCCAATGGGGATGGATAAAATAAACTCTCTTTTAGTCTTTATAATATAGAAGATGCTAATGCATCATAGCCTCATACGAGGATGCTATTTTCCCCGTATTAAACAgtggaaaaaaactgaaaatacgtTCAATGaaagataatatttattttgagtccaaaactacttttttcaactgttttcaaTGTTTCATGCATGGGTTAAAATCATATGATGGTTATTTGTCAAGGTCACCTTCCCACATAGAGAACAAATAAAGTCATCAAAATGAACAAGTCTGCCAACTTCAGGCATGTTCTCAGCATGGGGACCTGAGCTCCACACAGCTCTTCATGTTCTCAGCATGTGGACCTGAGCTCCACTCAGCTCTTCATGTTCTCAGCATGGGGACCTGAGCTCCACTCAGCTCTTCATGTTCTCAGCATGGGGACCTGAGCTCCACACTGCTCTTCATGTTCTCAGCATGGGGACCTGAGCTCCACTCAGCTCTTCATGTTCTCAGCATGGGGACCTGAGCTCCACTCAGCTCTTCATGTTCTCAGCATGAGGACCTGAGCTCCACTCAGCTCTTCATGTTCTCAGCATGAGGACCTGAGCTCCACTCAGCTCTTCATGTTCTCAGCATCGGGACCTGAGTTCCACACTCCTCTTCATGTTCTCAGCATGGGGACCTGAGCTCCACTCAGCTCTTCATGTTCTCAGCATGGGAACCTGAGCTCCACTCAGCTCTTCATGTTCTCAGCTTGCTGACCTGAGCTCCACACTGCTCTTCATGTTCTGAGCAAGAGGACCTGAGCTCCACACAGCTCTTCATGTTCTGAGCATGGGGACCTGAGCTCCACACTGCTCTTCATGTTCTCAGCATGAGGACCTGAGCACCACACTGCTCTTCATGTTCTGAGCATGGGGACCTGAGCTCCACACTGCTCTTCATGTTCTGAGCATGGGGACCTGAGCTCCACACTGCTCTTCATGTTCTCAGCATGGGGACCTGAGCTCCACACTGCTCTTCATGTTCTGAGCATGGGGACCTGAGCTCCACACAGCTCTTCATGTTCTGAGCATGGGGACCTGAGCTCCACACTGCTCTTCATGTTCTGAGCATGGGGACCTGAGCTCCACACTGCTCTTCATGTCCTCAGCATGGGGACCTGAGCTCCACACAGCTCTTCATTTGCAGGCATCTGCCCTGGGAGCCTTCAATTAAACACACAGGACTGGGTTCTCTAGAGCAGAATGCACCCTTCACGCATAGGGGTGTATTGCATCATGGCATATTGAGGAATCGTGATGCAGTGAGcgaaagcacagcaaagctcaTTGCAGTTCACTGAATGATTCGATAAGTGAGTTGTAAAGTTGGTATGGATACATACCCTCCCGGTCTCACTTCTTTTTTCGTTAAATgaccatttgatcttattatgcatcatacaagcagTCAATCTTGACCATCACATGTCTCATGACACAGACCCTATTGTGACCTGCATATCGTGGGACATGTCGTATCGTTACACTAGTGTATCGTTATACCCCTATTGACGGAGTCATCCTTTCTTTCTATTTCCACAGACAAGCGAAAGTCCAGTCTGTTTTGGGAGCTCCAGAGAGAGAACATGCAGCTCCAGCAGCGTGTCCACTCAGGTGAGACAGGGCGCGACTCCAGAGGGATTCCTTCAGCAATACCTGCATTCAAACTAGATTCAATTTTCACTAGAAGAATGCTTCTATAGCTAGCAAGCTACCGATCAAAGCAATACGCACACggcggggatggaaataagactcccagtgcatagcagtttgatctattcctgggtCTTACTATGCAtttataagacacacctgaggttGTTACCTACACATTGTGgccaatcaagcttgtattaaaacctcgAATGGGTCAGACTGCAAtacaacaggagtcttacttctATCTCTGCATAGACACATGTATTAAAATGTGGTTGTGCGTCTCCACACCCAGTGCCTGTCTGACTGTCTATCCGCTTCCTCCACAGTGCGAgtgctgctgctctgctcctgggaTCACCCTTTCTTCCAGGCTGTGGTAGAGTCCCTGGCCCTCTTCCTGCATGAGGAGTGCCACTGTCACGTGGCCCTGGATATGTGGGACCGCCGTGGCATAGCGAAGCTGGGCCCCAAGGCATGGTTGAGCGAGCAGCTGGCTGTGGCAGACAGAGTGGTTCTCGTCTGGTCCAGAGGAGCCTCCCTGAAGTGGGAGGCGTGGAGCTCGGGGCTGGAGGGGGAACCCGGCTTGGTGGAGCCCGAGTTTGGGGACCTGTTCACCCCAGGACTGCTCCACTCTGTGGACAGCTACCTGCGAAGTGGCGAGGGCAGGGTCTGCGCGGTGTGCTTTGACTCAGACAGCTCTCGCTCTGGGATACCCTGTTGCTTCAGAGACGAGCATGTTCACAGCCTGATGTCTGGCACTAGGAAGTTTGTAAAGAAGCTAAGCCACATCAAGGTGGATTTCAGGAGGACAGAGTCTGGTCAGAAGCTGCAGAGCAAACTGAAGGAGTTCAGGGAGTATCAGAGACACTCTCCGACGTGGTTCGAGGACTGGCACCATGGACTGCAGGGAGCAGGGCTTCCCAAAACCACAGAAGACCCAAGCAAGGTGAGGCGTGATGCAGCTCTTCTACACGGCTCCGAGTCTGAGGCAACAGCCTTGGAGGACGCTAGCTGTTCCAGCAGCACAGGCCAGGCTGAAGAGGAGGAGATAGCGGAGATAGTGAAGATAGCAGAGATAGTGGAGACAGGGCTGCCATCTGGACAGATTGAAAACCCTCTTCTGCAGAGTCGCCTGTCTGTGTCCTCTGGGCACGGCAGTCTTTCCCTCCCAGAATCCCGACTCCTTCCTCCCAAACCTGAGCCATTTCAGGACAAGGAGCTGGGGGCCCAGGTGGCTTGTTGAAGGATCagcatgtatttgtttaacccGGAGTCATCACAACCCATTCaggatttgtttgtgtttttttttacatttttaacatttgccTGTAACCCTGGCCTCTTGTTACAGTCGTTGAAAGATATACATGTATCCCTATGAAGAAAGttccgatatttacccatagaaaaaaaaaacatgtattctacacagtagagttagtgaaaaccacacacctGCTGATCACGAACTTAttcaaaggtaagaacgcttcattgtgtccaTTTTTCCAAATGCTGGCAAGTGTGCAGCAGGTGTATCAAGTAGCCACCTGTTTGCATCAGTGTAGTTCCTCTACATGTTTAATTAGGCCAGGActgttggaaaatgaacaagggCTTGTTTTCAGTGGTGCAGTGCCACACCGCATGCACACACCTCAGCAACCTGCAACCGCTCTGTATCTTTGCTTTGCTTCTGGTGGCGCTGGTTCGATCACTGTTACATACAGGAATATACAGGATGGTGATCAAAACTTACACCCGAGGGCCAGCGTGTTCACAGCCATGGTGGATGCAGCTGATCAAGACAAACTACCGCATAGTCTTGTATTACTTACAATCGCTCGTTTTCGGTAGCTGCTTTACGAATCTGCAGAATGTGCGGTCTGTTTGCAGAGCCTGGAATCGTAGGTTTGAGGAACACTGTGATCCACCGCATGCACGCTTTATGTGAGGGTTGTTTTCAGGTGACTCTCTTCCACCACAGGAATGCTGACACGCAGGTTCCGTGACACCTGCACGGATTACTTACTGGTGCCAAGTCCATCTCCGCTGTGACGTCACACCACCCCCTGCCATTGGCACATGGGTTAACAGACTGCGGTATTCACTGTGTAAGCACGTTACTATCAGCACAAGGGATGTGCTAAAAACCTGCTTAAAGATTCCTTCcgaaatgtgtatatatacatttctTACCCATTCTTTAATAGGTCATTTCATGACAAATGAAGTGAGGAAAATACagatattattaatgtatttacgaAATATTAAAAGTCAATGTGTATTGCCTTTCAGTTCAGGGCGGTGAGCGTCGGGTGTAGTGGCCACAAGAGGCCGCTAGAGGGTGCAAGAGAAACGGTGTATAAACatagtgttgaaataatagtaacagaGTTACTAGgtagaggttaggtttagggtctATATTTAGAGATTAAGTTTAGGGGTGTAAATCGCATATGATGTGGTGCGGACTGAAGTTGCGCATAGACAAATAAATGGTGGTGTTAGTAACTGTAAATGGGGTCAGGTGAATGAAGGAGTAACATGGCGGTACAGCTGaattgtatttctatatttttgtaaataactttagaatgttttcattataataaaggtcaaggatgagaaatttggtagaatgttgtgtttttgagtgtgtgagttaagtgttaAGCTCTTTTGCACCCTCTAGCGGCTTCGAGTGGCTACTGCAGTAATGTTTTCTACCCCACCGTACTTTATGTATATATTGCCAGGGCAAATGCTCGTACCCCACTGagtacacattacattacattacaaataacAAGCCTAaaccccttcagtcactgtgtgcacaattgcaTAATGTTAAGATTCCTGTCTATGTATCTACttcataatgcttttttttttttcaaagttacgGCAGAGCAACTTCTagaactccacagagttcacTCAGTTTTAAATTTGctaaaaatgaaatggaaaattcGTGACCGAAGAGAATATAAAACGTTGCAGATGCCcgggtggctcacctggtaatAAAAGGGTCaggtggtgtgcagggtgaatgtttaaaataaacatcaatgtAGATATAGAATTGATTCTTTTCAAGATACTTTTTTACTCGTCGAGGAAGGATCCCGCGTATTCAATTACACTAACCATATAAACTGTACTGcgagtaaaataattaaaaaataaagttttcccCACATTAATAATTACAGCACTTCAGTTAGGAACCACAAAACCTCTACCAGTTACACCCCGGTTCTTTATTTTTAGACACCGCGCTTCCTGAGGAAGGGAGTGAAGTTGTGTTGCGATCTTCCGGTgctgttggttttcttttttgggAGTCCTTTGCTAGAGATTTGGGTTTCTTTAGATATTGCAGGATAACTGCAGAAGCTATGGGACCAACTGAAAAGAAGCCGGCCAGACCAGCAGGGATCGCCGGGTGGATCGGAGCCGCGTACCGCTTTGCTACCGACAGGAACGACTTCAGAAGGTAGAGCTGAGCTTTCATAGAAGAAAGAGGAAATATTTAGATTAGTCTTAAAATAAAGCTGATGTCTAGTGTCAGTACACGTGGTGTGTAATTCGAGGGGTGTGTGTGGCTTTGTAATATAAATTGCCAGCAGCAAACCCAGCCCGTCATACTGCCCATTCAGAACAGCAGGGGATATGCCTGCTTTAGCTGAATGTATGGTTCTATGAAGTGCAGGAGTCGGGTTATATATTAACAGCAACCTCAATCACGAAATACAAGCTCATGATCACAACTGTATGGTGGTCACGTTACGGCTATCACGTTTACATAGTGATAGTTTAAAACGAGCCACTGTGTCCATGCTCGCATTAATAATGTGTTGTCGTTGGCTGTATGTGACGATGCCCTCCAGAGCGAGTCACGGATCAGCTCTGCGTCTGCACTCGCTACTTCAGATTGAGGGTTCGTTTCACAGACCCTGTTTAGCAGTAATCGTGGACCACATTTTACATTGGGTAGTGTTGGTATTCCAAGATTAGTGCAAACCGggctctgtgaaaccagatgGATGTTAAACGCCCCGGCTGTTCTTTCCTTCCTTCTAGAAACGTGTTGATTAATTTGGGCCTGTTTGCTGCTGGCGTTTGGGTTGCCAAGAATTTGTCCGACTTCGATCTGACGGC
Encoded here:
- the LOC121304695 gene encoding uncharacterized protein LOC121304695 isoform X5, which produces MADRRHCATLQYTGSFTAQVNHRGEPWSFSYIACMTVKPGQSLSVSLYNMPYGYQPLTRSLQLPDCENPLMKEYAGELCPAILIHSRLSRGVLNVTYSSSLADPSYLVSLCVWNAHFCSSEDASTLAAPVKVAGQENSVIFHNITALPCLCIWVISKMPGLHHEGQDCPFRARFHLDVKVQPGPHSLLLQLSGFPRPCSLLLQTLLLHTDRGSGLLLNLTQPQDILVSGPHSQEFPLPPSLQYSWPVCIKVWAENIYKVPARIHCTSPVVAGRTGSRWLGVLPLFLVLVTVAACLLLHWKYKRKSSLFWELQRENMQLQQRVHSVRVLLLCSWDHPFFQAVVESLALFLHEECHCHVALDMWDRRGIAKLGPKAWLSEQLAVADRVVLVWSRGASLKWEAWSSGLEGEPGLVEPEFGDLFTPGLLHSVDSYLRSGEGRVCAVCFDSDSSRSGIPCCFRDEHVHSLMSGTRKFVKKLSHIKVDFRRTESGQKLQSKLKEFREYQRHSPTWFEDWHHGLQGAGLPKTTEDPSKVRRDAALLHGSESEATALEDASCSSSTGQAEEEEIAEIVKIAEIVETGLPSGQIENPLLQSRLSVSSGHGSLSLPESRLLPPKPEPFQDKELGAQVAC